The proteins below come from a single Rosa rugosa chromosome 2, drRosRugo1.1, whole genome shotgun sequence genomic window:
- the LOC133732047 gene encoding large ribosomal subunit protein uL23: protein MAPAKGDVSKKGDPKSQALKAAKALKSGPTVKRTGKKIRTSVTFHRPKTLKKERNPKYPRISAPPRNKLDHYQILKYPLTTESAMKKIEDNNTLVFIVDIRADKKKIKDAVKKMYDIQTKKVNTLIRPDGTKKAYVRLTPDFDALDVANKIGII from the exons ATGGCTCCAGCTAAAG GTGATGTTTCCAAAAAGGGTGACCCAAAGTCACAAGCCTTGAAGGCTGCCAAAGCATTGAAGTCCGGACCTACTGTTAAGAGAACAGGGAAGAAGATCCGAACATCAGTTACGTTTCATCGGCCTAAAACATTGAAAAAGGAGAGGAACCCTAAGTACCCTCGTATTAGTGCTCCACCAAGGAACAAGCTTGATCATTATCAAATTTTGAAGTATCCTCTTACGACTGAATCTGCAATGAAAAAGATTGAAGATAACAACACTTTGGTATTTATTGTTGACATACGTGCTgacaagaagaaaataaaggatGCAGTCAAGAAAATGTATGACATTCAGACCAAGAAAGTGAATACCTTGATCAG GCCTGATGGTACTAAAAAGGCTTATGTTAGGTTGACCCCAGATTTTGATGCACTGGATGTGGCAAACAAAATTGGTATCATCTAA
- the LOC133732046 gene encoding uncharacterized protein LOC133732046 — MEDMGSIWTTYQESTDDLNKKLLYTTLELETMKNLATESQENVKNLLNLLKVAYKERDEARDQLHKFFNKITASTPIDLPNVQFNQVVQPESPTLMPTKANSSITESNSLSETYNPQSHISSPVDSLFDAVSSPEFSNINMADSSNNMGFVKQPLVKEFNGSTIIPTGVVVSSGSSIKADPANEIIDNFVRGRPLPQKGMLLQAVMDAGPLLQTLLVAGPMPRWRNPPPLQPFKIPPVSIKGCEAAVSFNNQKQVASPTYVVHKTQNLTSYPEMTRGFSQTCSAAMLNFNNVNPNAVSYLNNSRMPSSISSFDHQIPIAKRHRLQ; from the exons ATGGAGGACATGGGTTCTATATGGACTACCTATCAAGAG AGCACTGATGATTTGAACAAGAAGCTTCTTTACACTACCCTTGAGCTTGAAACAATGAAGAATTTAGCAACAGAGAGTCAAGAGAATGTGAAGAATCTACTCAATCTACTAAAGGTTGCATACAAAGAAAGAGATGAAGCCAGAGACCAGCTGCACAAGTTCTTCAACAAGATCACTGCTTCTACTCCAATTGACTTACCCAATGTGCAGTTTAATCAAGTAGTCCAGCCCGAAAGTCCGACTTTGATGCCCACAAAAGCAAACTCAAGCATTACTGAATCCAACAGCCTCTCTGAAACTTACAATCCCCAATCACATATCTCTTCTCCTGTTGATTCATTGTTTGATGCAGTCTCTTCTCCTGAGTTTTCCAATATCAACATGGCTGATTCTAGCAACAACATGGGTTTTGTGAAGCAGCCTTTGGTGAAAGAATTTAATGGAAGTACTATTATACCTACTGGTGTAGTAGTCTCTTCTGGTTCAAGTATCAAAGCTGATCCAGCTAATGAAATAATTGACAATTTTGTTAGGGGTAGGCCTTTGCCTCAGAAAGGGATGTTATTGCAAGCTGTGATGGATGCTGGTCCATTGCTTCAGACACTTCTCGTTGCAGGTCCTATGCCCCGGTGGCGAAATCCCCCTCCTTTGCAGCCCTTCAAAATCCCACCAGTTTCAATCAAAGGTTGTGAAGCTGCTGTGAGTTTTAACAACCAGAAACAAGTGGCAAGTCCTACCTATGTGGTTCATAAGACACAGAACTTAACATCTTATCCTGAGATGACTCGAGGCTTTTCTCAAACATGTTCAGCTGCCATGTTGAATTTCAACAATGTCAATCCTAATGCTGTTTCATACCTAAACAATTCAAGAATGCCGAGTTCAATTTCCAGTTTTGATCACCAAATCCCAATTGCCAAGCGGCATAGGCTTCAATGA
- the LOC133730442 gene encoding RING-H2 finger protein ATL73-like → MTSPGSCSPDPWIIASVAILFTFTVIFSYCKILKRCNTRSNPNHRSNETNADDPSLQFQSQGLDFAIIRSLPITQFKKRSVAEDAEEHQSNTDCPVCLGEFEEGEWLRHLPKCNHAFHISCIDTWFVAHSNCPLCRSEVYDFIQDCPIPMHALLETLRESVIQERALHFQMLRSAVSPFGREARFGDSNV, encoded by the coding sequence ATGACATCCCCAGGTTCTTGTTCTCCGGATCCGTGGATCATTGCTTCTGTTGCTATCCTCTTCACTTTTACTGTCATCTTCAGTTATTGCAAGATACTGAAACGGTGCAATACAAGATCAAATCCAAACCACAGAAGTAACGAGACCAACGCAGATGATCCATCTCTGCAGTTTCAAAGCCAAGGACTAGATTTCGCAATCATCCGGTCTCTACCCATAACACAGtttaagaagagaagtgtagcAGAAGATGCAGAAGAGCACCAAAGCAACACAGACTGTCCAGTATGCTTGGGTGAATTTGAAGAAGGGGAATGGCTAAGACATCTACCCAAATGCAATCATGCATTCCACATATCTTGCATCGACACTTGGTTTGTGGCTCACTCAAATTGCCCCTTATGCAGATCAGAAGTCTATGATTTTATCCAGGATTGTCCTATTCCTATGCACGCTCTGTTAGAGACACTGAGGGAAAGTGTAATTCAAGAAAGAGCGTTACACTTCCAAATGCTGCGCTCTGCGGTCTCACCATTTGGACGTGAAGCAAGATTCGGCGACAGCAACGTTTAG
- the LOC133730441 gene encoding uncharacterized protein LOC133730441, translating to MTSPKKVLKLDISMAYDRVELSERGYVKVRVYGGLGDSNYEVRDLCLIFCFVEGQPIGNFRLTRGIWQGDPLSPYLFLFVSEGLSGLLHHADSMGLIQEKSVPLKQCLLLYEHAAGQHINFQKSALSFGPKTDGQVMNEIKDIMNVPIVDFHVKYLGFPTTIGRNKKEVFRKINERLDFHLQGWQEKFLSKAGLTPSAIWRGLLWGKQVNDTGIRWRIGNRRRVSIVSDRWLPCLIGFKVVSPVSLPRHQKVESLFMASGAWDVPLLKSIFLPHEADMILSMPIGLRTVPDKLVWHFTKTRVYTVKSGYWVARDMQNRKTGPIASTSHDDNKKLWSRLWSLNIPHKECPGAKGAWKKSFLKGVHMTWQEHSFFDLLYHVHLSATEHELATFCYIAWWIWRNRILHRHREKSMGPGELFEVAVYWQIEYERNCFKVKDITKIVSSNRVSWKPPHEGSLKMNFNGACDVKNGLYGLGVIFRDSQGAMKGAMAVPQVGNLPPRSVEALALLHGLRFALHVGFLNIEVEGDALSVINSFMIVLMI from the exons ATGACGTCCCCTAAGAAGGTTCTTAAATTGGATATTAGTATGGCTTACGACAGGGTGGAACTTTCTGAAAGAGGTTATGTTAAAGTTAGGGTTTACGGAGGATTAGGTGACTCTAATTATGAGGTGCGTGACCTCTGTCTCATTTTCTGTTTTGTGGAAGGCCAACCAATTGGAAATTTCAGACTAACAAGAGGGATTTGGCAGGGTGATCCTTTGTCACCTTACCTATTTCTGTTTGTCTCTGAGGGTTTATCTGGCTTACTACATCATGCAGATTCTATGGGGTTGATACAAGAG AAAAGTGTACCTTTGAAGCAATGTCTACTTCTTTACGAACATGCAGCCGGCCAGCATATCAACTTTCAGAAATCCGCTTTATCTTTTGGACCAAAAACTGATGGCCAGGTAATGAATGAAATAAAAGACATTATGAATGTGCCGATTGTTGATTTTCATGTGAAGTATCTGGGTTTTCCAACTACTATAGGAAGAAACAAGAAGGAAGTGTTCAGGAAGATAAATGAAAGGCTGGATTTTCACCTTCAAGGATGGCAAGAGAAGTTCCTCTCAAAAGCAG GTCTCACCCCATCTGCAATATGGAGGGGGTTATTATGGGGAAAGCAAGTGAATGATACGGGAATTCGGTGGAGAATTGGGAATAGGAGAAGAGTGAGTATAGTTAGTGATCGATGGCTGCCTTGTCTGATTGGTTTTAAAGTGGTGAGCCCGGTGTCATTGCCAAGACATCAGAAGGTGGAGTCTTTATTCATGGCATCAGGAGCTTGGGATGTACCGTTATTGAAGTCCATCTTCTTACCTCATGAAGCTGACATGATTTTAAGTATGCCTATAGGGCTCAGAACTGTACCTGACAAGCTTGTTTGGCACTTTACAAAGACAAGAGTGTATACCGTGAAATCGGGGTACTGGGTGGCCAGAGATATGCAGAACCGGAAAACAGGCCCTATTGCAAGCACAAGCCATGATGATAATAAGAAGTTGTGGAGTAGACTGTGGAGCTTGAATATACCCCATAAA GAGTGTCCAGGGGCTAAGGGTGCATGGAAAAAGTCATTTTTAAAAGGAGTACATATGACATGGCAGGAACATTCTTTCTTTGACTTATTGTATCATGTACACTTATCTGCTACTGAACATGAACTAGCTACTTTTTGTTATATTGCATGGTGGATTTGGCGAAACAGAATCCTTCATAGACATAGGGAGAAAAGCATGGGACCTGGTGAGTTATTCGAGGTAGCAGTTTACTGGCAGATTGAATATGAAAGGAATTGCTTCAAGGTCAAGGACATAACAAAGATTGTCTCTTCAAATCGAGTCAGTTGGAAACCCCCTCATGAAGGAAGCCTAAAGATGAATTTCAATGGAGCTTGTGATGTAAAGAATGGTTTGTATGGGTTGGGAGTTATTTTCCGAGATAGCCAAGGAGCTATGAAGGGTGCAATGGCAGTCCCCCAAGTTGGAAACCTCCCTCCTAGATCAGTGGAAGCCTTGGCGTTACTGCATGGTCTTCGGTTTGCGTTGCATGTGGGATTTCTCAACATTGAAGTGGAAGGTGATGCACTCTCAGTGATCAATAGTTTTATGATAGTTTTGATGATTTAA